ACCACCACCGCGAAATCTGAGCACCGAGGCCATATATTACCTACTGAACATATATTAAATAAATATACTGGATTGAACAACGTTTGTCAGGACTCGGCGGACGGGGAGTCACGGCACGTCGTATCGGACGGTCTTCGGTGACGGCGCGACCGACACCGGTTGGTGGAACGCCCACCGCCACGATTCGGCGGGCATCGACACCGTAACGCTGACTGCCACGGACGGCACCGATCGTTCGACAGCGTTCGACGTGACGATCAGCGTCGTGTAAATTCCTGACACGGCAGAAGGAGAACGGAATTTTTGTCACATGGATAGATATGTCTGAGTTTTATTCATTCGCCGTTCCCATCCCTGTCACACAAATACTAACATGATTCCAGAAAAGAGATAATACGCCTATATATCAGATCCCATCGTCCAGTATACCTCTCCTTAATACATACATAACATCACGATATCAGCGAACTGAGGAGCGGACGCGTTCCAATCATCAAATCGAAGCCCCCTTCCGGTTTATCTACATGTATTCCATTCTTAAATCCGTAGAACTAACGAAACAGTGTTACAAAGTTATGCGGCGTTGCGTGAATTTCCGAGACGAGGATGTCTAAATACATGAAGCGAACGAGTATCACACTTGTACTGGTTCTCGCGCTGATGGTCGCCGGGTGTTCGTCCCTCGGCGGCAATTCGGCGAGTACGACTAGCAAGACGTCGGTCAGCCAAACCTCCACGAAGGCGGCCGACTCGACCACCACCACGAGCAGCGCGGACGGCGGTGGATCGGAATCCACGTCGACAACGACGGGCGAGGCGACGGGAACCACGACGACTGGGGCAGCGACTACTACAACCACCACGGCTACCACGACCACAACGACCACAACGACCACGACGACGTCCGCTGACTCGTGGACGAAGCCGAAGCCCCCGAACACGCCGCTCCAGAACAAGATGGACGAGAACGACGGGAGCCGAATCTCGAACGTCGAGGTCATCCACAAGGAGGAGGCGAGTGACGGCGGCTACTCCAACTTCGACGTGGCATTCTCCGCCAACACCTCGATGAAGCGCGTGGACCCCGCCGAGCACGGTACCGTGCGGGGCGAGCCATACTTCCTCGTCTACGCCAACGGTGACCTCGACAACGGGTCACGCTTCACCGATACCAGCGGGACGCTCATCGAGCGAACGCCGGTCGTCAGCCAGGAGAAGAACGGCGACTTCGCCATCGAAATCCACCCCGAAGCGCTGGACAAGGCGGGTGCGGACGGCAAAGTCAAGCTCATGATCCTCCTGATGGACCGTGACTCCGACTGGGACGACATCTACGGCGTCGCGTGGGTGACGGTCGATTACTCGTCCAGCGAGTAACACCCGAAGACGACCATCGATTTTGGACTTTTTTCGAACGCGGTAGTGAGAAAGCCGATAGCGACGAGTTACAGAGCGACGTGACGGGAGCGAGTAGCTGTTCTCTCGTCGAGTAAAACGGTCGAACCCCTATCGCTTGCCGACTTTCCCCTGCCACTCCTGTACCTTCGACATCAATTCGATGGGCGAGATGTCGGCGACTTCGACCCCGGCGAGTTCGGAGAGGACGGCCTCCGTCTCGGGGTCGAGCGCATCCCCTTCGTCCTTCGATTCTTCATCATCCGACTCGCTTTCCCCCGAACCGTTCGCCTGGAACTGACCCGCCCCAAGGTCGAAGACGGCCTGTACCGTCTCGTTCGACCCCGAACCGCGCGCCTCGATGGCCTTCTCCTGTCTGAGTTTGTCGAGCACGTCGCGCGAGCGTTCGACGACGGGCATCGGAACGCCCGCCAAGTCCGCGACGTGAATCCCGTACGAGCGGTTCGTCGGCCCGTCGCGCACGGTCCTGAGGAAGGTGACGTCGCCGTCCCGTTCGTCGGCGGCCACGTGGACGTTCTCCACGCGGTCCAGATGGTCGGCGAGCGTCGTCAGTTCGTGGTAGTGGGTCGCGAACAGCGTCTTCGCCCGAACCTCGTTGTGCAGGTACTCCGTCGCGGCCCACGCGATGGAAATGCCGTCGTAGGTCGCGGTTCCGCGCCCCACCTCGTCCAGAATCACCAAGGAGTCCTCGCTCGCGGAGTGGAGGATGTTGCTCAACTCCTGCATCTCGACCATGAACGTCGAGCGACCCTGCGCCAACTCGTCCAGCGCCCCGACGCGGGTGAAGATGCCGTCCACCAATCCGATGCGGGCCTCCCGCGCCGGAACGAAACTTCCGACCTGCGCGAGCAGGGTGATGAGCGCGACCTGCCGCATGTACGTCGATTTCCCGCTCATGTTCGGCCCGGTGACGATGAGAAACTCGCGGTCGTCGTCCATCCGCACGTCGTTCGGGACGAATTCGGTCGTTCGCTCCACGACGGGGTGGCGACCCTGCTCGATGTCGAGCCCCGACTCGGCGAGTTCCGGACGCACCCAGCCGTTTTCGACGGCGTGGACGGCCAGACTCGCCAGCACGTCGAGTTCGGCCAGCGTCCGGCCGACGTCCTGTAGCAGTTCGGCGTGTTCCGCGACTCGATTTCTGAGTTCCTTGAACAGGTCGTACTCCAGTTCGCCGCGCCGTTCCTCCAGTCGAAGAATCTCGCGCTCGCGCTCGCGGAGTTCGTCGGTGACGTACCGTTCGGAGTTTTTCAGGGTTTTGACGGCCTCGTACTCCTCCGGGACCTTGCCGGTGTCAGACTTTCCGACCTGCAGGTAGTAGCCGTCCGTCTTGTTGCGGTCCACCTGCAGGTGCGAGATGCCGGTTCGGGACTTCTCCCTGTCTGCCAGCGTGTCGAACCACTCCAAGTTCTCCTCGTGCTTGTCGATGATCCCGTCCAATTCCTCGTCGTAGCCGCGACACAGCAAGCCGCCCTGCGTGACCGTGTTCGGCGGGTCCTCGGCGAGCGCCTCGGCCAGTTCCTCGCGCAGCATTTCCGCCTGCGCACGGTCGGGGCGCGAGACGAGTTCGGACAGCGGCGAACTCGACAGGCCGGGTGCGTTGGCGATAGCGTCGGCGACCGACGGGAGAACCGAAAGGCTGTCGCGCACCCGCAGGAGGTCGTGCGCGTCGGCGCTTCCGGACACCGCCTTGCTCGCCAAGCGTTCGAGATCGTAGGCGTCGGCGAGCGTCTCGCGAATCTCCGCGCGGGCCAACGCCGATTCGGCGAACGACCCGACGCTCGATTGACGTTCCCGAAGCACGGCTTGGGACCGGCGGGGACGCTGGAGCCACTCCTTCAACAAGCGTCGTCCGGCGCTCGTCTTCGTGTGATCCACCGTCTCGAACAGCGACCCCTTGCGGTCCCCGTGCATGGTCTCGGTGAGTTCGAGGTTGCGCTGGGTCGTCGCGTCGAGTTCGACGTGGTCGTCCGCGTGGTACGACTGCAGGCGCGTCATGGACCCGAGGACGCCCGCGCCGGTCTCCTCGACGTACGAGAGCACCGCACCCGCCGCCCGGACCTCCGCTTCGTCGTCGGAATCCAATCCGAGACTGGACAGCGTCTCCTCTCCGAACTGCTCGCGGGTGACGTGGGTGGCCTTGCCGGGTGCGAACGCGTTCGCGTCGTGAACGGAGACGGACGCATCGGTGCGGTCGCGCACCCGTTCGAGGAACGAATCGTCGTTCCGAATCTCCGGACCGGGAAGCACCTCGGCGGGCGCGAACCGGTACAACTCCGTCAGCGCCTTCGAGTCCGCGTCGGAACCGGAGACGGCCGTGACGAGGAACTTGCCCGTCGTGATGTCCGCGAACGCCAACCCGTAGCCGTCGTCCACGCGGACGATTCCGGCGAGATACTGGGCGTCCGCCGAGGACGTTTCGAGGAGCGTGCCGGGCGTCACGACCCGCGTTATCTTCCGGGCGTGACCACTGTCCGTCTCGTACTGGTCGGCCACGGCCACGCGGTAGCCCCGCTCCACCAACTGCTTCATGTACGGCGTGAGTTCCGAGAGCGGAACGCCAGCCATCGGATAGCTACTGCCGTGGCTCGATTTCCGCGAGATGTTCAGGTCGAGCACGTCGCCGACCAACTCCGCGTCGTCAGCGAAGAACTCGTAGAAGTCGCCGACCTGCATCGTCAGCACGTCCGCGTCCGTCTCGTCTTTGAGCGAGAGGAACTCCCCGACGATGCCGCCGTCACTCACGGCGGACACCTCCGGAAGCGAGAACCGAAATCATGTGCGAACGTGGGCGGGACGGCGACTAAAACGGTGTGGATTCGGTCCCTACAAAACGTCGGTACGATTTTGTCGCTTCGGGTCGTCGTCCCTTCCTCACGTGGTCTCCGCCGTTTCCGCACGTCGACTCGGCGCGACGCTGATGGGGGTCGCCGTCGTCGGGTTCGTCCTCACGCTCGTCGTCAGCGCCGCCGTCGCGCCGCCGATTTCGAACGCTCCGTCGTCCGATTTGTCCGGCCGAACCGTCGTCGGTGTCCAATCGACCTCGACCGACGGGAAGGTCGTGATGCTCGATTCGGATGGCAAAGAGGTGTGGCAGTACGGCCACGCGAACGGCTATCACGACGTGTCGTGGCTTCCGAACGGAACGGTCCTCGCGTCGTTCATCGACGACGGGTATCGGCGCTGCGGACCCTACGAATCACCCTGCGCTCGGACCGGCGTGCGGGTCATCGACCCGAACCCGTCGCCGCACGTCGTCTACCAGTGGACGTTTCCGGTCCGCTCGGGATTGAACAGCGAGGTTCACGACGCCGAGTTGCTTCCGTCGGGCGAACTGCTGGTCGCGGACATGGACAAGGAACGGGTGTTCACGGTCGCGCCGAACGGAACGGTCACGTGGCAGTGGAACGCGAGCGAGCGGTACGACCCGCCGTCCGACCCCACGCGAACCGACTGGCTCCACATCAACGACGTGGACCGTATCGGGCCGGGACGGTATCTCGTCAGCGTGCGGAACGCGAACGAACTCGTCGTCCTCCAGCGCGGGAAGGGCGTCGTGAACGTGATCAACGAGAACGGGGATTGGCGACTGCTGAACAAACAGCACAATCCCCAATACCTCTCGAAAAACGCCGTCCTCGTCGCGGACAGCGAGAACGACCGGGTGGTCGAACTCCACCGCCGAAACGGAACGTGGGGAGTCGCATGGCAGGTGCACGGCGCGGGCGGCCTCGGCTTCGACTGGCCGCGCGATGCGGACCGTTTGCCGAACGGCCACACGCTCATCACCGACAGCCGAAACAACCGCGTCGTCGAGTTGAATCGGTCCGGAAAACTGGTGTGGAGCGCGCGCATCAACTCGCTTCCGTACGAGGCCGACCGTTACCCCGGCGAATATCCCGCCGGGCCGCCCGTGAATTCGAGCGCCGACATCGGTCCGTCGGCGACGAAGCTTCCCGTCTTCGGCTACCTGCTCGACAGCGCCCGGCACGTCGTTTCGCTTCCCTACTGGGTCGCCGGGTGGCACGTCGCCGTCGGCGGCGTCGCGCTCGTGACGTTCCTCGTCGGACTCTGGCTGTTCGTCCGCGGGTCGAAAAAGTCCGTTGCGTGAGCAACCAGAATTACCACCGACGATTCCCTCGTCGGTTTCCACCATGGCGCTCACCCAGATAGACCACCTCGACGCCGAGAAGGACGAGTGTATCGACGACTGTTTCGCCGCCGCACAGGCCTGCGAGTGGTGTGCCGATCAGTGTGCGGAAAAAGGCGAAGGCATGGCCAAATGCATCCGGCTCTGTCGTGACGTGGCCGACCTGGCGACCATGCACGCCCGGTTCATGGCCCGCGATTCGAACTTCGACAGCGAACTCGCGGAAGCCTGCGCGGGTGCCTGCGAGGAGTGTGCCGAGGAGTGCTCGCGGCACGACCACGACCACTGTCAGCTCTGTGCCGACGTGCTGGAGGACTGTGCGGAGAGCTGTCGGAACATGATGGCGTAACGAACGGCTGATTTCCCTTCGAACTGCCCAATTTATATCGAACAGAAGACATTTACATAAGTTTGATTATTTGTTTCGTATGCCTTCCCTCGACGGTTCTCGCAACTATGTTATCGTTCTCTTAGTGCTAACTGCTCCTGTATTGGCCGGATGTACGTTGTTCGAAAACGGCACGCCGAACCACCATATTGTGATGACAAACGAGGATACCGTTCCTCACGACGCCGTGTTGGTAGTCATGTCGGGGGGTAAGCGGGTGTCCACGAACACCGTTCGTGTCGCACCGAATTCATCACGAACCGTCTCGGTCATCAACCACAGTGGTCGGTATTCGTTCCGGCTGAAGACGAACGGCGAGCGCGCCAACACGACCGTCAAATTACCGGTTGTCGAGGGAGACCGCCGCTCGTTCACCAGATACACGATCACGAAAACAGGGAAGATAACGACGATGAACTACCACGAAGATTGACTGAACCGACGGATTTCCGTCGGTTCAGTCACGCACGTCGGCGAGCAGTTCCAAACTATCGTCTTCCGGGGCATCCGGCACGCTCAGCATGAACGTCTCGATACCCACGTCCTCGTAGCGCTCCAGTTCCGCTCGAACCTCGTTCGGCGTCCCGACCAGCGCCGTCTCCAGATAGCCCGCGAGGAAGAACTCCCGCGGTTCGCTCGGGTCACCGTTCAAATGGCGCTCGGCGAAACACTCGCGCTTCGCCTCGGCCTCTTCTCGCGAGTCGGCGACGAACGCGAACAGTTCCGCGGATTTCGTGATGTCCTCGTACCGTTCCTCGGACTCGCAGTGCTCCCGCAGCACGGCCAGCTTTTCCGCGAATCCCTCGGGGTCGAGGGTGCCGTAGTTCCATCCGTCGGCGAGTTCGGCCGTGTACCGGAGCGTGAACTGCTCCCCAGCACCACCGATCCAGATGGGAGGGTGGGGCTCCTGCACCGGTTCCGGGCGGCAGAACGCCTCCTCCAGATCGAACTGCTCGCCGTGGTGGGAGAACCGCTCGTTCGTCCAGAGGCCGTGGAGAACCTCGACAGTCTCGCGCAGTCGCTCGATGCGGGCCGCGGGCGGTTCGCGGAACTCGTAGCCGAAGCGCTCGAACTCGTCCCGGAACCAGCCCGCGCCCAAACCGAGGTCGAGGCGGCCGTCGCTCACGCGGTCCACGGTCGCCGCCATCTTCGCAAGCAGCGACGGGTGGCGGTAGGCCTGACAGTCCACCAGCGTTCCGAGTCGAATGTCGTCGGTCGCCTCCGCGAGCGCCGCGAGCGTCGTCCACGGTTCGTAGGTGTCCTGCTCGATGTCGCCGATCCACGACTGGAAGTGGTCT
The genomic region above belongs to Haladaptatus sp. R4 and contains:
- the mutS gene encoding DNA mismatch repair protein MutS yields the protein MSDGGIVGEFLSLKDETDADVLTMQVGDFYEFFADDAELVGDVLDLNISRKSSHGSSYPMAGVPLSELTPYMKQLVERGYRVAVADQYETDSGHARKITRVVTPGTLLETSSADAQYLAGIVRVDDGYGLAFADITTGKFLVTAVSGSDADSKALTELYRFAPAEVLPGPEIRNDDSFLERVRDRTDASVSVHDANAFAPGKATHVTREQFGEETLSSLGLDSDDEAEVRAAGAVLSYVEETGAGVLGSMTRLQSYHADDHVELDATTQRNLELTETMHGDRKGSLFETVDHTKTSAGRRLLKEWLQRPRRSQAVLRERQSSVGSFAESALARAEIRETLADAYDLERLASKAVSGSADAHDLLRVRDSLSVLPSVADAIANAPGLSSSPLSELVSRPDRAQAEMLREELAEALAEDPPNTVTQGGLLCRGYDEELDGIIDKHEENLEWFDTLADREKSRTGISHLQVDRNKTDGYYLQVGKSDTGKVPEEYEAVKTLKNSERYVTDELREREREILRLEERRGELEYDLFKELRNRVAEHAELLQDVGRTLAELDVLASLAVHAVENGWVRPELAESGLDIEQGRHPVVERTTEFVPNDVRMDDDREFLIVTGPNMSGKSTYMRQVALITLLAQVGSFVPAREARIGLVDGIFTRVGALDELAQGRSTFMVEMQELSNILHSASEDSLVILDEVGRGTATYDGISIAWAATEYLHNEVRAKTLFATHYHELTTLADHLDRVENVHVAADERDGDVTFLRTVRDGPTNRSYGIHVADLAGVPMPVVERSRDVLDKLRQEKAIEARGSGSNETVQAVFDLGAGQFQANGSGESESDDEESKDEGDALDPETEAVLSELAGVEVADISPIELMSKVQEWQGKVGKR
- a CDS encoding four-helix bundle copper-binding protein, coding for MALTQIDHLDAEKDECIDDCFAAAQACEWCADQCAEKGEGMAKCIRLCRDVADLATMHARFMARDSNFDSELAEACAGACEECAEECSRHDHDHCQLCADVLEDCAESCRNMMA
- a CDS encoding LLM class flavin-dependent oxidoreductase, yielding MNTDVGIILPQYGHEYGTIRDVAHDAEECGFDGLWLEDHFQSWIGDIEQDTYEPWTTLAALAEATDDIRLGTLVDCQAYRHPSLLAKMAATVDRVSDGRLDLGLGAGWFRDEFERFGYEFREPPAARIERLRETVEVLHGLWTNERFSHHGEQFDLEEAFCRPEPVQEPHPPIWIGGAGEQFTLRYTAELADGWNYGTLDPEGFAEKLAVLREHCESEERYEDITKSAELFAFVADSREEAEAKRECFAERHLNGDPSEPREFFLAGYLETALVGTPNEVRAELERYEDVGIETFMLSVPDAPEDDSLELLADVRD
- a CDS encoding aryl-sulfate sulfotransferase; protein product: MGVAVVGFVLTLVVSAAVAPPISNAPSSDLSGRTVVGVQSTSTDGKVVMLDSDGKEVWQYGHANGYHDVSWLPNGTVLASFIDDGYRRCGPYESPCARTGVRVIDPNPSPHVVYQWTFPVRSGLNSEVHDAELLPSGELLVADMDKERVFTVAPNGTVTWQWNASERYDPPSDPTRTDWLHINDVDRIGPGRYLVSVRNANELVVLQRGKGVVNVINENGDWRLLNKQHNPQYLSKNAVLVADSENDRVVELHRRNGTWGVAWQVHGAGGLGFDWPRDADRLPNGHTLITDSRNNRVVELNRSGKLVWSARINSLPYEADRYPGEYPAGPPVNSSADIGPSATKLPVFGYLLDSARHVVSLPYWVAGWHVAVGGVALVTFLVGLWLFVRGSKKSVA